The following is a genomic window from Bacillus sp. FJAT-52991.
GTCACTCAAATGCTCACGGAGGCTAATAGTCAAGCGATTGAAAGATTGAGGCAGGCACTGTTGAATGTATCTCAGCAAGCCGCTGTTCCGCAAGACATTGTTGATGAGATTGACTTACTCTTATCGGCTTTAAAAGAAAATAAACGGCCCCAAGAACAACTTCCAGCCATTTTTAAACTAGCAACGAAGCTTATGACATTCAATGAAAATCAGTTAGAAGCGGTGAAGGGGTTAGCTCTTTTTTTAAATCAAAGAGAGGAGACAGTCATTCAAAATTTTCGACAAGAAGCGGCGAATATTGTAGTGAAACCACAAGTATCACTTACTCCAGAAGAAGCATTGTTTCAACAATTACATTCATCGGTCGACAATGAAGCAAGACTTCAAATGATGGGAAAAGAGGCCTATGCTTTAATAAAAGAGGCTTTTACCTCTTTAGGGGTCGATTTAGAGGCGAGACTTGGATCGAAAAGCACGGGAGAAATGAATGTAGAGCAAATGATGAAGACACAACTATTAAAGTTGTTAGGAGAGGAAATGCCATTATCGATAAGAGACCTCGCTGAGAAAATGATTGGTCGAATAAATGCTCAACATATTTTATCGGCTGAAAACGGTCCGCTTCAACAACTGATTATGCAAATTCCCTTAAACTTATTTGGATTTCAAACAGATTTAACTTTGCAATGGTCAGGAAGGAAAAAGGAAAATGGCCAACTGGATGCCGACTATTGCCGAGTGCTATTTTACTTAAATCTTGAACATTTACAGGAAACAGTGATTGATATGCAAGTGCAAAACCGAATCATTAGTTTGCAAATTTTTAATGATACTCCTGGAATTCAAACCCTGGCTGCTCCAATGTTACCCGCTTTAAAAGCAGGGGTGGAAACAAAAGGGTATCAACTATCAACTGTTCAGTTTAAACAACCTGAGGAAAAGAAGGTGATACCTTTCGTTCAAGCTATGAATGAGCAAGCATATGCAGGAGTGGATATTCGAATATGAAAAAAGAAGAAAAAAGAATGCAAGCGGCCGCTTTATCTTATCAACCAGGGCAACAGGCTCCAACGCTGTTAGCGAAAGGAAAAGGAAAAATCGCTGAAAATATTATTCTTAAAGCTAAAGAGCATAATATTCCGATTCAGGAAGATCCGAGCCTCGTTGAAATTTTAGGTAAACTTGAGATCAATGAGTCGATTCCTGAGGAATTATATCAAGCGGTGGCAGAAGTATTTGCCTTTATTTATCGATTGGATCAGCAGAAAAAATAACAAAAAATAGGTGTAAACTTTTCAATCTGGGACAACATAAATAAGGGCTGCGTTACTTGCGCTTTATGGTTCTAGAAAAATTCAAAAACAATGAAATAATTAAGAAAACATTAAAAATTGGGACTACGAACAAAATATGTTCAAATTGTAGACATAAATACAGACTTTATATACAATGAAAGCGCAGTCTACTTTTTTTGAGATTGATAGGAGGATCAGTATGAATATCCATGAGTATCAAGGTAAGGAAATCCTCAGAAGTTACGGGGTAGCCGTTCCAAACGGTAAAGTTGCTTTCTCTGTTGAAGAGGCAGTTCAAGCAGCGAAAGAATTAGGCACAGAAATTTGTGTAGTTAAAGCACAAATTCATGCAGGTGGCCGCGGTAAAGCAGGCGGAGTAAAAGTAGCAAAAAATATTGAAGAAGTGCGTACATATGCAGAAGAAATTCTAGGTAAGACGCTTATCACGCATCAAAACGGTCCAGACGGAACAGAAGTAAAACGCTTACTAATTGAAGAAGGCTGTGATATCCAAAAGGAATATTACATCGGTCTTGTTCTTGATCGTGCGACTTCAAGAGTTGTATTAATGGCTTCTGAAGAAGGCGGAACGGAAATTGAAGAAGTAGCAGCGGCTACTCCTGAGAAAATTTTCAAAGAAGTAATTGATCCAGTAACAGGATTAATGCCATATCAAGCACGTCGTATTGCGTTCAACATTAACATTCCGGCGAAGCTTGTTAACAAAGCAGTGAAATTCATGATGGGTCTTTACACAGCATTCGTTGAAAAAGACGCTTCAATCGCTGAAATTAACCCGTTAGTAGTTACAGGTGACGGCAACGTGATGGCGTTAGATGCGAAATGGAACTTTGATTCCAATGCATTATACCGTCATAAAGATATTTTAGACTATCGTGATTTAGCAGAAGAAGATCCAAAAGAAATCGAAGCATCTAAATACGACTTAAGCTATATCTCTCTTGATGGTAACATCGGTTGTATGGTTAACGGTGCAGGTCTTGCGATGGCAACGATGGACATCATTAAGCATTACGGTGGAGACCCGGCTAACTTCCTTGATGTTGGGGGCGGCGCAACAGCTGAAAAGGTAACAGAAGCATTCAAAATCATTCTTTCTGACCAAAACGTTAAAGGAATTTTCGTTAACATTTTCGGTGGAATTATGAAATGTGACGTTATCGCAACTGGTGTTGTCGAAGCGGCTAAGCAAGTAGGTCTTTCTGTGCCATTAGTCGTACGTTTAGAAGGTACAAACGTTGACTTAGGAAAACAAATTTTGAGTGAATCTGACATCAACATTGTGGCTGCTGAGTCTATGGCTGATGGCGCACAAAAAATCGTTGAGCTTGTTGGCAAATAATTTCGGAGAGTTGACAATAGAAAGGCAGGTATAGGCATGAGTGTATTTATTAATAAAGATACGAAAGTAATCGTTCAAGGTATTACTGGTTCTACTGCTCTTTTCCATACAAAGCAAATGCTTGAGTACGGTACGAAAATCGTTGGTGGAGTAACACCTGGTAAAGGTGGAACAGAAGTAGAGGGAGTTCCTGTATTCAATACAGTAGAAGATGCTGTGAAAGCGACTGGAGCAAACGCTTCTGTCATTTACGTTCCAGCTCCATTTGCTGCAGATGCGATCGTTGAAGCAGTAGACGCTGAACTTGATTTAGTTATTTGTATTACAGAACATATCCCAGTTCTTGATATGGTGAAAGTAAAACGCTATATGCAAGATAAGAAAACTCGCTTAGTTGGACCAAACTGCCCAGGTGTGATTACACCAGGAGAATGTAAAATTGGTATCATGCCTGGTTACATTCATACAAAAGGTCATGTTGGCGTTGTTTCCCGTTCTGGTACGTTAACTTACGAAGCGGTTCATCAATTATCACAAGCTGGTATCGGTCAAACAACAGCTGTTGGAATCGGTGGAGACCCTGTAAATGGAACGGATTTCATTGATGTA
Proteins encoded in this region:
- a CDS encoding EscU/YscU/HrcU family type III secretion system export apparatus switch protein; this encodes MKKEEKRMQAAALSYQPGQQAPTLLAKGKGKIAENIILKAKEHNIPIQEDPSLVEILGKLEINESIPEELYQAVAEVFAFIYRLDQQKK
- the sucC gene encoding ADP-forming succinate--CoA ligase subunit beta; the protein is MNIHEYQGKEILRSYGVAVPNGKVAFSVEEAVQAAKELGTEICVVKAQIHAGGRGKAGGVKVAKNIEEVRTYAEEILGKTLITHQNGPDGTEVKRLLIEEGCDIQKEYYIGLVLDRATSRVVLMASEEGGTEIEEVAAATPEKIFKEVIDPVTGLMPYQARRIAFNINIPAKLVNKAVKFMMGLYTAFVEKDASIAEINPLVVTGDGNVMALDAKWNFDSNALYRHKDILDYRDLAEEDPKEIEASKYDLSYISLDGNIGCMVNGAGLAMATMDIIKHYGGDPANFLDVGGGATAEKVTEAFKIILSDQNVKGIFVNIFGGIMKCDVIATGVVEAAKQVGLSVPLVVRLEGTNVDLGKQILSESDINIVAAESMADGAQKIVELVGK
- the sucD gene encoding succinate--CoA ligase subunit alpha, which codes for MSVFINKDTKVIVQGITGSTALFHTKQMLEYGTKIVGGVTPGKGGTEVEGVPVFNTVEDAVKATGANASVIYVPAPFAADAIVEAVDAELDLVICITEHIPVLDMVKVKRYMQDKKTRLVGPNCPGVITPGECKIGIMPGYIHTKGHVGVVSRSGTLTYEAVHQLSQAGIGQTTAVGIGGDPVNGTDFIDVLKAFNEDPETKAVIMIGEIGGTAEEEAALWVKENMTKPVVGFIGGRTAPPGKRMGHAGAIISGGKGTADEKIRVMNECGIKVAETPSVMGETLIEVIKEKGIYDECKTH